The window CGCTTGACACGCCGCTCAATGCGCTGCCTTCTGAGCCACCAGCCGAGTTAAACACAGTTTGCTGGTTACCGTTGGTATTCAAGCTAGAGGTGGAGAATACTGTCCAGTTACCGACCCATCCTTGGTTGTACAGACCCAAAGAATAAACGGTATTTGCCAAAAATGTGTAGGACGCTTTGGTCGAGCCGGCTATGTTAGCAGCAGTTCCTAACCATTCGCTAGCTTTGCCCGCAGCTCCTGCACCCGCATCCGAGCGGCCCTTTTCCTGAAACAGGCTCGTCAGGAGGCTTTTGTTGGCATCATAAATCCCCAACCTTGATATGTTAGCGCCTTTAGATTGGATAAAAGAAAAGTTAACTGTGGTGTCTTGTGCAAACTTGATACCGCTTGTACCAAATGAGAAGCTGGCTTGAGCTGGAGCGGAAAAACTTAAGAGTGCAGTGGCAGTGGCAGCGGCTGTTGCGGTGACGAATAATTTGGACTTCATGGTAGATTCTCCTTGACAGTTTTAGGCTTATTTAGATGATTCCCTGATTCTCTTTTAAATTTTCCTGTTTAGGAAAAACTTTATCGAATCTTTATTTAGTTGACCTTTGGAACCGCGTTTCTTTTGTTGTTCTTAATATAGAAAATATCTTGAGTTTGGGCAGTGATTTACCTCACAATTAAGCGTGATTTTTTCAAGCAATCTCTCAGTATTTTCTCGGATATTGACAACATTGCCTCTAGAAAAGTGTCAGTAATTTCTTTGACAGAAAGCGAAAATTGCTTTCGCACTCTATATCTATTGCAACCTCGGCTCTCTTTAATTAACCTGTAAGCCGAAGCATCTATTTTGCCTTTCGCCCAGCAGCCGATTATCCAATC of the Microcoleus sp. FACHB-672 genome contains:
- a CDS encoding DUF4114 domain-containing protein, with amino-acid sequence MKSKLFVTATAAATATALLSFSAPAQASFSFGTSGIKFAQDTTVNFSFIQSKGANISRLGIYDANKSLLTSLFQEKGRSDAGAGAAGKASEWLGTAANIAGSTKASYTFLANTVYSLGLYNQGWVGNWTVFSTSSLNTNGNQQTVFNSAGGSEGSALSGVSSVKASNPFVKGGTLISFEDTKGGGDRDFNDFTVNAEAVPEPFTMSGLALGLGGLAAARRRRNQKTA